AGTGAGACCGGATCGTCTGCTCAGAGCCTGGACTAGGTCGTGGGCTTCCGGGTCCGGATAATGGCGCAGCATCCACTGGCTTTTTCGCAACGCCCGCAGGACCGAGAGAGACGGCCCCAGCGGGTTGATGCTGGCGCTGAAATCCACCAGATCGGACGGACGGCAGCCTCGTTCGCGGGCCGCGCGATAGAGGTTCCCCCCGTGGATGTCCTCCTTCACCACAGCACCAAACAGGCCAGGCCCGCCGCAAGGGCTGAGGCAATCCACATCAGCGACAGGGCTTCGGGAATCAATTCCGGTGTCAGAGGCCGGACGGCCGTGCCGATCATCGGCCTCGCCTTGACGATCCCGTCATAGACGTTCGCACCGCCCAGTTGAACCAGCAAGGCGCCGGCCATGGCCGCTTCCGGCCTGCCGCTGTTGGGACTTGGATGGTGTCCTCCGTCTCGACTCAGCACGACCCAGGCTTGATGCAATCGAGCGAGGCTCCGATAGCGCAGGCCCGCCGCGACAGCGATCAACAGACCGGTCACTCGCGCCGGCAGCCAGTTCATCACATCATCCAACCGGGCCGAGGCCCAGCCGATGTGGCGAAAGGGAGGTTCGGGATGGCCGATCATCGAATCGAGCGTGTTGACGGCCTTGTAGGTCCAGGCCAGCGGTGCTCCCCCGACGGCCAAAAAGAACAACGGCGCGACAATGCCGTCGCTGGTACTTTCCGCCACCGTTTCGACCGTGGCCCTCACGATCTCGCTTTCGGAAAGCGAAGCCGTATCCCGCCCAACGATCCGGCCGACCGCCCGTCTGGCTTCGTCCAACGACCCGCCGACAAGCGCATGCCACACAGCCTTGGCATGGTCCTGGAGATCGCGGGCCGCGAGCGCCAAGAACGAAAAGACCATCTCCACCATCAGCCCAAGCTGCGGATGGAGCTGATGGGCCCCCTGCACCAAGCCCCAGACGAAGCCAAACACAAGACCTGGAACCACCAGCGTGACCGCGACTCCGGCGGAGGTTGCGACAATCCGGTGCCCAACCGTAGACAGCAGGGGTCGTTCGAGCCTGTCGATGAGGCAGCCGATCCACCGGACCGGATGCGGCAGCCATCGAGGATCGCCGATCGCGAGATCCAAGGCGCAGGCCCCGAGGAGGACGGTCATGGTCATCGGCGATCCAAGAAAGCTGGCACAAGGATGAGAAACGCCACCTCCGTCACCTCATTGATGAGGCCGAACACATCGCCGGTCATCCCCCGACAGAGCCGCCAGGACAGCCACGCGATTCCTCTCGCGAGGAGCCCGGCCAGTGCCAGGATGATCAGCCCGCCTGTCAATCCATAGCCCCAGATCAGCCAGGCGGCGGCTGAGATCGTGGCAACGACGACATGCTCGGTTCTCAGAGCAGCGAGAAAGGGTTGCCCCAAGCCCCCATCGGCTCGGGCATAGGGCATCCGCAATCCACCGACCGTCATGGCCCATCGGCCCACCAGCGGCATGCTGGCTACGGCGAGCCACCGGCCTGCATCAGGCAAGGCCGAGAGGCCGAGGTAGCGGAGCCCGAGCGACATGATCAGAGCCACGGCACCCATGGCGCCGACGCTGGAATCGCGCATGATCGCCAACCGCTGCTCCGGCGTCCGTCCACCAGCCCATCCGTCCACCGTGTCGGCCAACCCGTCCAAATGGAGGCAGCGCGTCAATAGAATAAGCAGGAGTATCACCAGCCCATCGCTCACGGATCGGGGGATGGCCATTTCACAGAGGACCATGGCGCCGGCGAGGATGCCTCCCAAGATCAGGCCGACGGTAGGGAACCACATCATTGACCTGGCCAATTGGCCCGAGATGATTGGTTGGTGCCCCCGGCTCACCGGAATCGCGGTCAGGAATTCCCAGGCGACGATCATAGGATGAAGAAACCGAAGCCCAGGACCGGGGACTGAGGACTCAGGACTGAGCACCGATTTCTTGGCCTCCTGAAAAGCATTCCATTTGAATTTCACCTCAGCACTCAGCACTGAGTCCCTCGTTCGGACACGCCCGCTTCGTCGAAGGTGGCCATCTGCGAGTAAATCTTGAGCGCCGCCTGCACCAACCCGATGCCGAGACAGGCGCCTGTCCCTTCACCGAGCCGAAGGTAGAGGTCCAGCAGAGGCGCGAGGCCCAGCCGTTTCAACACAGCCCCATGTCCACATTCGACCGATCGGTGGGACGCGATGAGATAGTCACGGCAAGCAGGAGCCACGCCCACCGCGATCAGCGCGGCCGCTCCGGAGATGAAGCCATCCAAGACCACCGGGATGCGGGCCGCCGCGCCGCCGACTATGAGGCCCGCGATGCCCGCAATCT
The DNA window shown above is from Nitrospira tepida and carries:
- a CDS encoding adenosylcobinamide-GDP ribazoletransferase yields the protein MLSAEVKFKWNAFQEAKKSVLSPESSVPGPGLRFLHPMIVAWEFLTAIPVSRGHQPIISGQLARSMMWFPTVGLILGGILAGAMVLCEMAIPRSVSDGLVILLLILLTRCLHLDGLADTVDGWAGGRTPEQRLAIMRDSSVGAMGAVALIMSLGLRYLGLSALPDAGRWLAVASMPLVGRWAMTVGGLRMPYARADGGLGQPFLAALRTEHVVVATISAAAWLIWGYGLTGGLIILALAGLLARGIAWLSWRLCRGMTGDVFGLINEVTEVAFLILVPAFLDRR
- the cbiB gene encoding adenosylcobinamide-phosphate synthase CbiB, yielding MTMTVLLGACALDLAIGDPRWLPHPVRWIGCLIDRLERPLLSTVGHRIVATSAGVAVTLVVPGLVFGFVWGLVQGAHQLHPQLGLMVEMVFSFLALAARDLQDHAKAVWHALVGGSLDEARRAVGRIVGRDTASLSESEIVRATVETVAESTSDGIVAPLFFLAVGGAPLAWTYKAVNTLDSMIGHPEPPFRHIGWASARLDDVMNWLPARVTGLLIAVAAGLRYRSLARLHQAWVVLSRDGGHHPSPNSGRPEAAMAGALLVQLGGANVYDGIVKARPMIGTAVRPLTPELIPEALSLMWIASALAAGLACLVLW